In the genome of Chryseobacterium sp. 52, the window AAAGGGATTGGAAACCTCATTAATTTTTACCGTGTCATCTTTTTTGATGGCAGGGTTCATGGTGTTGTGAAGAAGCTTTTTGGAATTGTTTCTAATATATTCCGAAGTAAATTCATTTTTAAAAAATTCCCGGTATTTTAAAGCGATAGGAAATGCTCCGGTAGCTTTTGTAGCCTGTTTTAAAGTATCTACCCGATTTTTGTCACTGCTGAAAGGAGAAAAAGGTAAATAGAAATCTTGATGAAGGGGGTTGTTTTCGTCGTAATCCAGTTTAAAATGAGAAATAACGAAATGTTCAAAAGTATTGTATTCGGGAAGTGGGTTTTTCAGATGAAGCCTGCCCCGGGGTGTTGAAAAGTTAATTGGCATAGGAACGCTTCGCAGCATGGTCTGTGAAAGGAGTATTTCCAGCTCTTCGGAGATGTAAGCAGGTAATTTTTTATCCGGAACATCATCTGTAAATGCAGTATCACAGATGGTGTCAATAAAGTCAGAATTAAGGACGGATAGTATTTTTCCACCCTTCAGATCTCCATCGTTAAAGGCTTTTTCCAGTACTTTTTCCGGATTATTTTCAGTGTCTCCCATCAGCACCCAACTGTCATAAAGAAGATTTCCTTTTACAGCTGAAGGATTGGCAGGGTCTTTAACGGGATTTATTTTTCCTTTAAGAGCGTATATTGCAGCCATAACGGTCGTCATTCCGCCGGCTGAAGCGCCTCCCATTGCATCGATAACGACATTGTGCTTTGGAATATACCGGAGCATACTTTCGTCCCATCCTTCAGGAAGTCTGCCTGCTTTGGCTTCCTCCCATAGTTCCAGAATTTCAAATAGATAATCCATTACTCCGGCCGTGTAACATCCGGCGGATACAGCTCCTGCCATCGTAATGCCAATATGAAACGTGTCGTTTTTTACTGAAGGGTTTTCCATGGTTATAGATCGTCGTTTTTAGAGTTTTTTCATAGAGATATTGCAACAGGTATCCTGTTGTTTTTTGTTGAGTCTTAAGTGAAAGCCAAGATATTTCATTTTATTTATTTTTAAAATGATAATAAGGACGAAATTAGAATAATTAATATAAAAAAAGAATGACCCTTTTGGGTAATTTTATAGAAATAGGAATAATAAGGAAGATATCATCTATGTTGAATAGATAGACGGTTTTTGTGAACGTAAAAAGAATGATTTTATCCTTTCCTGATTTGTTTTTCCAGATTGTCAAGTCTTTCAAAAATATCTGTAAAAACGCTTTTATCTGATGTGGAAACAGATCCTACAATCTTGTAAAGTTCCTGATCAGGTTTTGAAGCTTCGGAAGCATACATTAACTGGCCGTTATCATGAATAAGCAGACTGTTGGATATGCTTTTTTTGGCATCAGTCTTATTCAGAAATAAAATATCTCCATACTGATAAGGAGGAAGAAGTTGATGTTGTGGGGTGAATTCATAGATCAGATCTACAGATGCTAATATTTTTTGCATTATAGTCTGATTTGCAGAATGAGCTTCTGTTATGTGAATACTTTTTACGATTTGCTGGGGAGCAAACATCAGTTGATCTATATCGGAAACACTGGCTAGTTGGTTGACTTGTAGTGTTTCAGTAAGTAATTTGTCTAAATCAAGATTAAAATAACCCGCTACTTTAAGGATGGTTTCAATTTTAGGCTCGGCCCGTCCTTCTTCATAAGAGCTGATCACGCCTCTGTTTAAATCAAATAAATCAGCAAAAGCCTTTTGGCTCAGACCTTTTACCTGTCTTATCTTCTTAATATTCGTTCCGAAGGAGCTCATTTTGTCTAATCTTTTTTGCAAATATAGAGATTATTTGATAAAACAATTGCTAAAAATATTTGCAATTTGAAAATTTTATTTTATATTTGTGTGAAAGAATTTTAAACACTAAACCAGCCATCATGAAAAATCAAATATTCAGTACGGTCAAAGAGTGGTTGTTAGATTACGAGTTTACGATCACGTTGGAGGATGAAGCTCAGAGAATCTTAATCATTGAAAAAGAATCCAACGGAATTAAAAATATGATCCTTATTATTTCTGATTCCATCCTGATTATGGAACAGTTTCTTTTCGAGATAAAAAATCCGACCGAAAAAACATACAAATCTTTACTTCAGAAAAACAGAGATATTGTACACGGAGCATTTGCCCTCGATCATACGGGAAAGCGGGTGATCTTCAGAGATACTCTTCCTACGGATAATATGGCACAGAATGAAGTAATGGCTTCTATTAATTCACTGGGAATTCTGGTAGGAGAATTTACCAACGAAATGCTTGAAATGAGTAAGTAATTCACTAAAGATATTTAAAATGAACATTTTTAAAAGATTATTCAGAATAGGAGAAGCTGAGATTCATTCAGTGATCGACAGCTTTGAAGACCCGATTAACCTTACGGAACAGGGAATCAGGGAAATGAAAGAACAACTGGGCGAAAGTATTGAGGCTATGGCTCAGCTTAAAGCGCTTTGCATCCGTAAAAAGAACGAAGCAGAGGCAGAAGAGCAAACGGCAAAAGACTATTACAATAAAGCGGTAGTTATTGTTCAGAAGGCAGAAAAAGGAGAAGTGGAAACATCAGAAGCAGATCGTCTGGCTAAAGAAGCGTTGAAAAGGCAGACGTCTTCACAGGAACATGCAGCAGCCCTGCAGAAAGAACATGAAAAGCTTAATGCAGACTGTGAGAAAATGCAGACCAACATCAACAACCTGAAATCAAGTATTGCGAAATGGGACAATGAATTGAACACCCTTAAAGCAAGAGTTCAGGTAAGTGAGGCCACAAAAGATATCAATCAAAAAATGACCCAGATGGATACCGGAAGCACCGTAAGTATGCTGGAAAAACTGAAAGACAGAGTGGTACAGCAGGAAGCACTGGCAGAAGCCTATTCCGATATCTCAAAGGCAGGAAAAACCATAGATGAAGAAATAGATGCCATGGTTAAGAATAATGATTCCGAAGCAGAAGAAGCTTTAAACAGATTAAAAGAAACACTTAAAAAAGGCTAATATGACCTTTCAGGAATTTTTAAATAATGCATTTTCACCGGTGAACACAGTATTGAGCGTATTGCTTATCCTGTCGGTTATCTATTGGGTATTTACCATACTTACCGGATTGGATATTGATGTAGGTATTGATCATGATCTGGATGTCGGTGCAGATTCACCGGATGGCCACGTTCATATTTCTGATCATGATCCGTCTTCATGGATGCACTTCCTGAAATTTCTTAATCTGGACATTGTCCCGATGACCTATTTTCTTACATTTTCCTTACTGATCACCTGGTTGGGGTCTTTTTATCTCAACTATTTCGTGTCCATGCCGGTTTGGCTAGGCGTCTTACTTTTATTTCCACTGATGATTGCAGGAATGTTGCTGACGAAAGTGATCTTAAAACCGTTAAATCCCTTTTTCAGGGAAATCAATCATAAAGGAGAAAAAGCCCATGATTTTCTCGGAAGGGAAGGAAGGCTTAAATCCAGGATAGAAGGAGACAAAATAGGAATGATGGAAGTCTTTATCGGAAGCGATCCTATGACCTTAATGGTAAGAAGCAAAGATGGGACAAAGCTGGAACACGGCACCCGTGTGATGATCGTAGATGATGAACCTGAAAAAAAGGTTTATTACGTACAAAAGTCTATGTGGTCTTAAAAAACTAAGCTTATGTTTTACCTCTTTATGATCATACTTAACTATGTTCTGGAAGCCCTGTGCCCATATTTTTAAAACAAAACACATTTAAATATAATAAACTTATAAAACTATGAATTTACCTTTAATAGCTGTAATTATTGTTATTGCAGTAGCAACAATCGGGTTGATTTTCTGGATCTTATCCATGTATAAAAAAACCGTTCAGGGAATTGTCATCTTAAGAACAGGATATGGCGGAACGAAAGTCTTTTTTAATGCCGGAATTGTTATTCCCATTATCCACCGTATGGAATCTATGGATATCTCGGTGAAAAAACTGGAGATCGCAAGAGAAGGAAGAGCGGGACTGATCTGTAAAGACAATATGAGAGCAGATATCCAGGTTGCCTTTTTTATCAGGGTTAATAAATCTGTAGACGATATTATTAATGTAGCCCAAACCATTGGATGCCAGAGAGCTTCTGATGCCAATACTTTAAGAGAACTTTTTGAAGCCAAATTTTCCGAAGCCCTTAAAACAGTAGGAAAGAAATTCGACTTCACAGAGCTGTATGAAGCACGAAGTGAATTCCGTCAGGAAATTCTTGATATCATCGGAACAGATTTAAACGGATACGTTCTGGATGACTGCGCCATCGATTATCTGGAACAGACTTCCATCGATAAACTGGATAAAGACAATATTCTTGATTCCGAGGGGATTAAAAAAATTACAGAACTTACTGCTACCCAAAACATCAAAGCAAACCAGGTTCGCAGAGATGAAGAAAAAACCATCACCAAACAAAATGTAGAAGCAAGAGAAGCAATTCTGGAACTGGAAAAGCAGCTGGCAGAAAAAGTAGAATCTCAGAAAAGAGAAGTCTCCAATATCAAAGCCCGTGAAAATGCAGAAATTTTAAAAGTGGAGGAAGAAGAACGCTTAAGATATGAGACCGTACGTATCGCTACAGAAGAAAAACTTCAGATTGCAGAAGAGAATAAACTTCGTCAGGTCGTGATTGCCGCTAAAAATAAAGAACGTGCCGATCTGGTAGAAACAGAAAGAGTATTAAAAGACAAAGCCCTTGAAGCGACCGAAAGAGAAAGAGTGGTTTCACTGGCTCAGATTGAAAAAGACAAAGCCATAGAGCTGGAAAAGAAAAGTATTCAGGATGCCATCCGTGAGCGTCTGACCATGGAGAAAACAGTGGTAGAAGAGCAGCAGGGAATCAAAGATCTTGAAGCTTTCAAAACCGCAGACAGAAACAAGCAGGTAGAAATTACAATCGCAACTCAGGAAGCAGAGAAAAAACTGATCGAGGAAACCAGAGCCGCAGAATCACGAAGATTGGCAGCAGAAAAAGATGCTCAGAAATACGTGATCGAAGCACAGGCGAAAAGAGATGCAGCAGAAAAAGAAGCTGAAGCCCGTAAGATTATTGCAGATGCTAAAGCCAAAGAAGAAGCAACAGTAGGCTTGTCTGAAGCTCAGGTAATGCATGCGAAAGCAGAAGCGGCAGAAAGACAAGGTATTGCAGAAGCCGTTGTGATCGAGAAAAAAGCAGATGCCATTAAAAAAGAAGGAATTGCCCAGGCAGAAGTGATCAAAGAGAAAGCATTGGCAGAAGCAGCAGGAATCACCGAAAAGGCAGAAGCGATGAAGAAATTGAATGAGGCAGGAAAAGACCATGAAGAATTCCGTCTGAAACTGAATAAAGAAAAAGAAGTGGAACTCGCTGAAATTTCTATCCAGAAGGATATTGCGCAAGCTCAGTCATCCGTTCTGGCAGAAGCATTCAAATCTGCGAAAATTGATATTGTAGGAGGTGACAACACCTTCTTCGATAACGTGATCCGTCAGGTTTCTGCAGGAAAAGGACTCGATAAATTCATCAGCCACAGTGAAAACGCACAGCTTGTAAAAGAAAACCTTTTGGGAGATGGGGAAAATATCATTGGTAAAGTGATGGGGATGGTAGATAAATACAACATCTCATCAGAAGACATCAAGAATATGAGCATTGCTTCCATCATTTTTAAACTGAATGGATTAGCCAATCAGCAGGAAAGAGGAATTCTGGAAAGAGCACTCGACATGGCAAAACATCTGGGAGTAGACAATAAACCCGTGAAATAGCCATCAAAGCTTGTCCTGCAAAGGGCTAAGCACTCATAAAACTCTCTTTGTCCTGTTGTACACCGTACACGCATTGAGAGTTTTTTTAAACGAGTTAGTACAAGGATCTGCTGTTATACAGCAGTAACGACCATCTAATCAAAAATTATGTCAGAACAACTTAATTCCGGAACATACGAAATTATTCAGAACCGTCTGAATGAGCAGAAAAACACACTCGTTCAGAAGTTGCAGAAGCTTAATGAAAACCGTAAAAATATATTCGGGGGAATCGATTTTTCTCTTATTGCCAACGAAAGAATTTCTACCGATCATAATTGCATTGCCAAAGATATTTTTTCTTTGGGGAATCAGTTGATATTCGGGTCAAACGCACATCTGGGCCTGCAGACGGAAATCAATATTTCCGATGTTTTTTCAATATATAAAATCAATAAGAACAGATTTGAGCCTCAGGATTATACACTGATTAATGATGAGGTTTTTATCGATGAGTTCAAAAATCTTTACAAATACTACAGAAATACATTTTTTGCCAGATTCAGCTTTACAGAAAACTATCTTTATATGGTTTTCCAGCTTTCAGAAAGTACATCTGATATCAAAGCATTTAAATGGCTCATCAAAGAAGATCAGCTGACGTATGTAGATTCAAGAAGCGCCTCTGAAACATCATACCCTCAGCAGCACGGTTTCGCATGGACAAAAGCCACAAGAGACATGCAGAGATCCGGAAAGCATCCTCATATTTCCCTGGCGGATAAAGTCTTTGTAGAAAGTATTGGCGGAGATATTACCATAAAAGTAGAAGACAATACCGATTCCGGCAAAGGAATCTATTCCGAAGATGTTATTCACAAAGATCAGAACCTTGATGATGCCGAGATCCATTTCTGTGACCTTGATAATCTTGTTTTGTTTAAAATAAAACCTTACCAGGAAACAGAACGTTATTTCATTTATAATCACAAGGAAAAGACCGTTTCCAGAGCCGATGCACTGAAATATTCAGCATTGTTGCTACCGGAACACCAAGGGGTCTTATTCTCGAATGGATATGCCTTGCAGACAGGCGGACTGAAAGTAATTTCTCAGGATCAAAACAGGCTCTACTACCTGAAAACGGTAACAGAACCGAACGGGGAGAATTTTTTATATGTTTTCTATGATGATAAAACGAACAATTATCAGCTGATTTCTTATAATATTATAACCCAGACCATAGAAACACCCATCCGTTGCAGTGGATTCACCTTTCTGAGCGACGGAAAACTGATCTACCTCAGAGAAAGTACGGAAACCACCAAACATCACCTTTCTCAGATATGGCAGACCCCTTTTTCCAAAGAACTGCTGCCTAATATCGAGAAAGCAGACAGTCTGTTGTATAAAATAGGGAACAAAGATATTGTAAGAGTCATGGCAGAAAGCCAGGAACTTATCACCCTTTTGAATAAAAAAGATTCTTACAGCGGTCTGTATGATGATATCGTAAAACTTTCCACTGCGATTCTGGATGCGTATTATTTCTTAGGAGAAGAAGAAGTACAGAAGCTGGATAGACCGCTCAAAGAGATCAGAGGTATTGCCCATTCAGCGATTAATGAATATGAAAAAGTAGTAGAGCAGAAGAAAGCGACAACAGAAGCGCTGGAAAAAATAAAATCAGCCTGTGATAAAATCCTTGATGATACCAAAAGACTTCATTATTCCCAGCTTACCGATTATATTGATACCCTTTCCCAGATAAGAGCCTTAAGAGGAGAGGTAACCGGAGCCCGGGAACTGAAATATGCAGATGCAGACCTTTTAGATTCTCTGGAAAAATCATTAGCAGAACGCTATACAGAATTGTCCAATGCCTGTGTAGATTTTCTGCTGCAGGAAGGTGCGCTGCTGCCTTACGAGGAAAAAGCACAAATCATCTCAGAAGAGATTACAGGACTTCAGAAAGCAATAGATGCAAAAAAAATTGAAGAAGGGATCAATATCCTGTCGGGACAGCTTGAACTCCTGGTAGATATTGTCAACAACCTTAAAATAGAAGATACTTCCCATTCTACTCAGATTATTGAAAACATTTCACTGATTTTTGCCCGATTAAATCAGGAAAGACTGGAACTTGGAAAGAGAAAAAGAGAAATTTCAGGAAAAGAGCTGTCTTCAGATTTTCAGGCGCAGATTACGCTGTTTGATCAGTCGGTAATCAACTTTCTGGAGCTTTCCCAAACCCCTGAAAAATGTGATGAATATTTAACCAAACTCTCTATCCAGCTGGAAGAGATGGAGACCAGATTCATAGATTTTGAAGAGTTTATTCAGAAGATTGGTGATAAAAGAGAAGAAGTATACGGACATTTCCAGAACAAAAGAGTACAGCTTACCGAAGCAAGAAATAAAAGAACGCAGAATCTTTTTGATGCCGCACAGAGAATCCTGAAATCCGTTCAGAACAAGACAGAATCTTTTGACTCTGAAAATGAAATTAACGGCTATTTTGCCTCCGATCTTATGGTTGAAAAGATCAGAGATATGGCAAGACAGCTGGCAGAATTTGAAGATTCCGCAAAATCCGAAGAAATTCAGACTCTTTTAAAAACTGCCCAACAGGAAGCTGTAAGAAAACTGAAAGACAAGAAAGAGATCTATGTTGACGGGCAGAGTATCATTGCTCTGGGAAATTATAAATTTGCCGTTAACCAGCAGAAACTGGATCTTACGTTGGTTCTCAGAAATGCACAGTATTATTATCACCTTACGGGAACCAGCTTTTATGAGACATTACCTTTTGATACGGCAGAAGAGTTCAAAGAAGTATGGAATCAGGAGTTTGTTTCAGAAAATACTCAGGTAAAGAGGTTTGAGTACCTTGCCTGGAATGTTTTCTCTGCTCATAAAGAGATTTCTACGGAAGAGCAGAACGAAAAAAATGTTCAGCAATTTACGGCAGAGCATTTCGGGGAAGGTTTGGTAAAAGGAATTCATGACAAAGATGCTCAGCTTATCGTGACAAAGCTTCAGCAGATGCATAATGAATTGGGACTGATGAGGTTTACCCCTCAGGAAAGAGCAGCCGCACAGCTTTTCTGGTTCTTTTTAAGCCATGAAAGAAAAGAATATTATACAAAACAATTAGGGGTTGCTGCTATTATTTCGCAGTCATTTGCCGGAGCCAAAGGATTTGAATACCTGAACAGAGAACTGTCGGAAGACATCCGGGCTTTTGCATTATCGAACTCCTTTTTTGAAGGAACAGACTTTTTTAATGCAGCCGTTTATCTTAAAAATGAAGATAAAGAGCACTTTGTGATCTCAGAGAAAGCAGGAATGCTGTATGAAACTTTTTTTAAAGAGCTGAAAGGAAAAGGGAAAGATCTCGAATTTATGGAACAGCTTCAAGCGATATATCTCTATCCTTCCGCATGTTATTATACCGCTGAAAGTGCGCTGAAAGCATTTCAACCGGATGCAGAAGAAGATATGATTCAGGAAGCCGCAGGATTTATGATCACTCAGAAATTTGATTCTAAAAATATCAGACATATCTCTTATGAAACGGTAATTAAAGAGCTGAAATCCCTTGAAAAGGATACAGAATATCATCTTAATTATTTTAAATTTATATCCAGATTAAGCCATTTCAATGAGGTGACGGTATCAAAGTACAGACGTCTTCAGGATTTAAAATACAGCTGGATCTCAGAAAAGAAAAAAGCAATGAAGCTGAACACTTTTCAGCCACAGATCCTCAGCTCATTTGTGAGAAACAGACTGATTAATGACGTCTATTTTCCTCTGATTGGAGCCAACCTGTCAAAACAGCTGGGAACGGTAGGTTCTGAAAAGAGAACTGACAGAATGGGAATGCTGCTTCTGGTTTCTCCTCCCGGATATGGAAAGACCACCCTGATGGAATACATGGCAGAAAGGATGGGGCTGGTCTTTATGAAGATCAACGGCCCCTCTCTTGGGTATGATATTCTTTCAACAGATCCGGCGGAAGCTAAAAATGCAGGCGCAAGACAGGAACTTGAAAAGCTGAATCTTGCCCTGGAAATGGGCGATAATGTAATGCTGTATCTGGATGATATTCAGCACTGTAATCCGGAGTTTTTACAGAAGTTTATCTCTCTTGCTGACGGGCAGAGAAAAATAGAAGGAATTTATAACGGGGAAAGTAAAACATATGACCTTCGTTCCAAACGATTCTGTTTGGTAATGGCAGGAAATCCATATACGGAAAATGGCGAGAAATTTAAAATCCCTGATATGCTGGCCAACCGTTCTGATACTTACAATCTGGGGGAAATCTCAGGATCTAAAACAGACCTGTTTGACCTGAGCCTTATAGAAAATGCATTGATGTCCAATGAATATCTGACAAGACTCACGCAGCCCGGAATGGAAAATCTTTATGAATTATATGAATGCGTACTGACAGATAATCCGGCAGATAACCTTAAAGGAAACTTCAGCTCCAACGATATCTCAGATTTCAGAGCCGTTCTGAAGAATACCATTTCGGTAAGAAATATGGTTCTCAAAGTGAATAAAGAGTATATTTCATCCGCAGCAATGTCCGATGATTACAGAAACGAACCCTCATTCAAACTTCAGGGATCTTACCGTAATATGAATAAACTCATTGCACAGATTCAGCCTATTTTAAATAAGGACGAGGTGAATCAGATCGTTTTGGATCATTATCAGAATGAATCCCAAACCCTGACTACCGGAGCCGAAGCCAATATGCTCAAGCTGAAAGAATTAATGGATACGCTTTCGAATGAAGAGAAAGAACGCTGGAGTGAGATCAAGAAGACATTTGTTAAAAATAAAACCCTGAAAGGATTGGGTGAAAATGACAGGATGTCTCAGATCGTAGCACTGCTTGCCCAGTTTGGAGAAGGCCTGGACGGTATTAAAGAAGTCTTGAGAAGAGAAAACTAATCCTGTTGTACAGAAAAGAAAAACTGCATCATTGTTATGGTGCAGTTTTTTATTATATAGTTTGTAAGGCTTATGAAATCTTATTGACGGATCACTTTAGCATTTTTATCAGTCAGTTTTTCAGAAATCCATTCCTTCATTTTTTGTTCCTCTTCCTTTTCCTCTTTTTCAGATTGATAGAGAATGACGGTGCTCACATTCGCGCTGTCCGTATTGGGGAAATTCGTGATTTTACCGATGGAAATATGGTTAAAAGCAGGAAAGAGAATATTAATTTCTTTGATCAGGGTAGAATCCTTGACCGTGTATTTGTCAAGCTGCTGCCGTAATCGGTTGATGACCAGGTCTTTTTCTGACAATACATTATTCCGTTGCCCGATCTCATTCAGTATTTCCGATTTCAGGTCTGTAGCATCCTGCTTTATAACGAGTTCTGTGTCGGAAATTCCAAGATCTTTAAGCTTTTTATTGATCGTGTCCAGTTCATTTTTATCAAATTTTTTGGATAGAAAAGCCAGTTCTATCTTTCTGGGAGAAGAATTGTAGTTGACTTTTTTGTAAATCAGGGTATATCCCTTCTGTGTAAATTCATCATTGATGAATACATCCACATTCTGGGTGAACTTTTTTTGATTTAACAGATTATAAGCCAGATAAGAACTTGGCACAATCATGATGATAATCAGTGCAGTAATACCGTATCTGATCTGTCTTTCATACTTTTTGTCTACCAGTGCAATAGGTTGGTACTTAAGGTATTTGATAATAAGAAACGTGGCAATACAAATGAAAAAACAGTTGATCGTATAAAGATAAAAAGCACCAAAAAAATAACTCCAGTTTCCTACGGAAAGTCCATATCCGGCTGTACAAAGAGGAGGCATTAGAGCTGTGGCAATAGCAACTCCCGGGATCGGATTTCCCTGTTTTACACGGGTAATGGCAATAACCCCTACAAGTCCTCCGAAAAATGCAATCAATACATCATAAATATTGGGAGACGTACGGGCTAAAAGCTCGGATTGGGTTTCTTTGAACGGACTTAAGAAAAAATAAATAAAAGAAACCAGTAAACTGACCACCGTGGCAATCAGCAGATTTTTCAGCGATCTTTTGAGCAGCTGAAAATTGTACGTACCCAATGCAAATCCGGCTCCTACAATAGGCCCCATCAATGGAGATATAAGCATGGCGCCAATAATAACAGCCGTAGAGTTTACATTCAGCCCTACCGATGCAATAACAATAGCACAAGCCAGAATCCAGAGATTTGAACCTCGAAACGATATATTCTCTGTAACATTCTCAAGGACCTTCTGCTTGTCCTCCTCTCCAAACTGGAGATTGATAAATCTAAAAAATTTTCCTGCCATCGTATTTGTGATAATATGTCCTGTTTTGATTAAAAAAATAAAAATACATATTTATATTTAGTTGCAATCATTCATTCATTGTATAAAATCTAAGAAAAATTTAATGAATATTAATTCGAATACATAAAAGCCGGGAGTATAAAAATCTGTACCCATAATATTGCATTATTCTGTATCTGTATCCAAATTAAAATACTTCCTAATTTTGCTTAAGTAAATCAGAATAGTATGGAAACCACAGTACAATACCAGGATCAGCTTCTGTATGCTGAAGTCTATATTTCAGATATGCTGTCCCTGAAAAACATCTTTTTACAGTCACAGAATGCCAAAAAACTCAATCAGGATTTCGGAATTCCTTTCCTTCTGGCTAAAAAGAAGAACGCTGTTATGGCGTTTGCCAGCCTTGTCATGAATGAGAAAGGGGATATTACTTTTAAAACGTATGATAAAGGAGGACTTTCAGAATCTGAAAAGAGAAATTTTACCCTCCGTGCAGAAAGCTATTTTAAAAAGAATACCACCGCTAATTTCCGAAATCCGGATCAGCTGAAAAGCAGTATCTGGAAAATGATCAGCTGGCTGAACGTCTCATAAAACTGAGAGAAGTTGTACATTTACTTAAAACCGAGATTCTATGTCCAAAGACGTTCTGTACCTTAAAATAGCAAAATCTTTCACCGAACAGATCAAGAGTGAAACCCTCTTGTGTGGAGACCGGCTGCCCTCGCTCAGAAGTGCTCAGAAACTCTATAATGTCAGTCTGAATACGGTAAAACAGGCCTATATGGAGCTGGAAAGCCTTTCTTTGGTAGAATCCCGGCCGAAATACGGCTATTTTGTAAGCCAGACTTTTCCTAGAAAGCTGGCACTGCCTTCTGTAGCACCAATGAAACTGGCAGAGAAAAAAAATACCCCTGAAGATCTGATCGGTAAAGTCTTCGGAACCCTTGATGGAACAGATGTTACCCAGTTTGCTTTGGGGATTCCGGGGAAAAGTTTTCTTCCTTTAGCCAAGCTGAAGAAATCCATGGTCAATGTGATTAAGAGAAAAAATGACAGCGGAACAGACTATGAACCGGTACAGGGGAACGAATATCTTCGCAGGGAAGTAGCCAAATGGGCACTTGTGTTAGAAGGAAAGATTTCAGAAGATGACTTCGTGATCACTTCTGGAGCAATGAATGCGGTGTATACCTGTCTGATGGCGGTGACGAAACCCGGTGATTCTGTTGCGGTAGAAAGTCCTGTCTATTTTGGAGTCCTCCAGGCCATTCAGCAGCTGGGGCTGAAAGTGGTGGAAATTCCTACCCATCCTATTTACGGAGTGGATCTCGATGCTTTAAAAAAAGTGCTGCCCACACTCTCTGCCTGTTGTTTTGTAACGAATTTCAATAATCCACTGGGCTTTCAGATGCCCGATGAGAACAAAAAAGAACTGGTAAGACTGATCACGGAATATAATGTTCCGCTGATTGAAGATGATATTTACGGGAACCTGTATTTTGGAGCGGAAAGACCTAAACCCTGTAAATTTTATGATGAGGCAGGTCTTGTGATGTGGGTAGGATCTGTTTCCAAAACCCTTGCTCCCGGATACCGTGTAGGATGGGTGGCTCCCGGTAAATTTAAAGAAAAAGTGATCAGGCAAAAACTGGTACAGACGGTATGCAGTCCGTCCCTGTATCCGGAAGTCATTGCAGATTTCCTTGAACACGGCCGTTATGATCATCATCTGAGAATGTTCAGAAATAAGCT includes:
- a CDS encoding PspA/IM30 family protein, giving the protein MNIFKRLFRIGEAEIHSVIDSFEDPINLTEQGIREMKEQLGESIEAMAQLKALCIRKKNEAEAEEQTAKDYYNKAVVIVQKAEKGEVETSEADRLAKEALKRQTSSQEHAAALQKEHEKLNADCEKMQTNINNLKSSIAKWDNELNTLKARVQVSEATKDINQKMTQMDTGSTVSMLEKLKDRVVQQEALAEAYSDISKAGKTIDEEIDAMVKNNDSEAEEALNRLKETLKKG
- a CDS encoding YbjN domain-containing protein, whose translation is MKNQIFSTVKEWLLDYEFTITLEDEAQRILIIEKESNGIKNMILIISDSILIMEQFLFEIKNPTEKTYKSLLQKNRDIVHGAFALDHTGKRVIFRDTLPTDNMAQNEVMASINSLGILVGEFTNEMLEMSK
- a CDS encoding SPFH domain-containing protein; this translates as MNLPLIAVIIVIAVATIGLIFWILSMYKKTVQGIVILRTGYGGTKVFFNAGIVIPIIHRMESMDISVKKLEIAREGRAGLICKDNMRADIQVAFFIRVNKSVDDIINVAQTIGCQRASDANTLRELFEAKFSEALKTVGKKFDFTELYEARSEFRQEILDIIGTDLNGYVLDDCAIDYLEQTSIDKLDKDNILDSEGIKKITELTATQNIKANQVRRDEEKTITKQNVEAREAILELEKQLAEKVESQKREVSNIKARENAEILKVEEEERLRYETVRIATEEKLQIAEENKLRQVVIAAKNKERADLVETERVLKDKALEATERERVVSLAQIEKDKAIELEKKSIQDAIRERLTMEKTVVEEQQGIKDLEAFKTADRNKQVEITIATQEAEKKLIEETRAAESRRLAAEKDAQKYVIEAQAKRDAAEKEAEARKIIADAKAKEEATVGLSEAQVMHAKAEAAERQGIAEAVVIEKKADAIKKEGIAQAEVIKEKALAEAAGITEKAEAMKKLNEAGKDHEEFRLKLNKEKEVELAEISIQKDIAQAQSSVLAEAFKSAKIDIVGGDNTFFDNVIRQVSAGKGLDKFISHSENAQLVKENLLGDGENIIGKVMGMVDKYNISSEDIKNMSIASIIFKLNGLANQQERGILERALDMAKHLGVDNKPVK
- a CDS encoding helix-turn-helix domain-containing protein; protein product: MSSFGTNIKKIRQVKGLSQKAFADLFDLNRGVISSYEEGRAEPKIETILKVAGYFNLDLDKLLTETLQVNQLASVSDIDQLMFAPQQIVKSIHITEAHSANQTIMQKILASVDLIYEFTPQHQLLPPYQYGDILFLNKTDAKKSISNSLLIHDNGQLMYASEASKPDQELYKIVGSVSTSDKSVFTDIFERLDNLEKQIRKG